In Dasypus novemcinctus isolate mDasNov1 chromosome 23, mDasNov1.1.hap2, whole genome shotgun sequence, the following proteins share a genomic window:
- the LOC131275430 gene encoding tryptase alpha/beta-1-like, giving the protein MLSLLLLALPLLASGVHAAPAPHQALERGAIVGGQEASKSKWPWQVSLSVHAAFWKHICGGSLIHPQWVLTAAHCVGRERVSPDAFRVQLREQHLYYGDRLLPVSRVLPHPGYYLAQEGADIALLQLRAPVNLSSRVQPLRLPPAAQAFPAGTPCWVTGWGDVHKGEPLPPPYPLRQVKVPVVDNGDCDAQYHSDTSTGDSVRIVRDDMMCAGRAGRDSCQGDSGGPLACKVNGTWLQAGVVSWGEGCAQDKRPGVYTRVTHYLDWIRCYVPEEP; this is encoded by the exons ATGCTGTCCCTGCTGCTGCTGGCGCTGCCCCTCCTGGCCAGCGGGGTCCACGCGGCCCCTG ccccccaccaGGCCCTGGAGCGCGGGGCCATCGTGGGGGGACAGGAGGCCTCCAAGAGCAAGTGGCCCTGGCAGGTGAGCCTGAGCGTCCACGCGGCCTTCTGGAAGCACATCTGCGGGGGCTCCCTCATCCACCCCCAGTGGGTGCTGACCGCCGCCCACTGCGTCGGACG GGAACGCGTCAGCCCCGACGCCTTCCGCGTGCAGCTGCGCGAGCAGCACCTGTACTACGGGGACCGGCTGCTGCCCGTGAGCCGCGTGCTCCCGCACCCCGGCTACTACTTGGCGCAGGAGGGCGCGGACATCGCGCTGCTGCAGCTACGGGCGCCCGTGAACTTGTCCAGCCGCGTGCAGCCGCTGCGCCTGCCCCCCGCCGCCCAGGCCTTCCCCGCGGGGACGCCGTGCTGGGTGACCGGCTGGGGCGACGTGCACAAAGGCG agcccctgcccccgccctaCCCGCTGCGGCAGGTGAAGGTGCCCGTCGTGGACAACGGCGACTGTGACGCCCAGTACCACAGCGACACCTCCACGGGGGACAGCGTCCGCATCGTGCGCGACGACATGATGTGCGCCGGCCGCGCGGGCCGCGACTCCTGCCAg GGCGACTCCGGGGGCCCCCTGGCCTGCAAGGTGAACGGCACGTGGCTGCAGGCGGGCGTGGTCAGCTGGGGCGAGGGCTGCGCCCAGGACAAGCGGCCCGGCGTCTACACCCGCGTCACCCACTACCTGGACTGGATCCGCTGCTACGTCCCGGAGGAGCCCTGA